In Macrobrachium nipponense isolate FS-2020 chromosome 15, ASM1510439v2, whole genome shotgun sequence, a single genomic region encodes these proteins:
- the LOC135226824 gene encoding pro-resilin-like — protein sequence MVAKVAIALVGLVALVAADSFESFERYSRPRFSSGSAESFESGEARYNFDWAVNHGPSRNDFGHQEAGDGENTQGSYFVHLPDGRLQKVAFRASDDDGYIAEVTYSGEAHFPDSFESYESRDAPRRFYYGSNESK from the exons ATGGTTGCTAAG GTCGCTATCGCTCTGGTGGGCTTAGTTGCCCTCGTGGCTGCCGACAGCTTCGAAAGCTTCGAAAGATACTCCCGCCCAAGG TTCTCCTCAGGATCCGCCGAGTCCTTCGAGTCCGGCGAGGCTCGTTACAACTTCGACTGGGCCGTCAACCACGGCCCCTCCCGCAACGACTTCGGACACCAGGAGGCCGGGGACGGTGAGAACACCCAGGGATCCTACTTCGTCCACCTCCCCGACGGCCGCCTGCAGAAGGTGGCCTTCCGCGCTTCTGACGACGACGGATACATCGCCGAGGTCACCTACTCCGGTGAGGCTCATTTCCCCGACTCCTTCGAGTCCTACGAGTCCCGTGATGCTCCCAGGAGGTTCTACTATGGCTCCAACGAGTCTAAGTAA